A region from the Dendropsophus ebraccatus isolate aDenEbr1 chromosome 1, aDenEbr1.pat, whole genome shotgun sequence genome encodes:
- the PRPF18 gene encoding pre-mRNA-splicing factor 18 isoform X3 yields the protein MDILKAEIARKRKQLEEKALVGENKKFFKRSELAEKEKEAYFERCGYKPLSEKPTQKVQNQDEEEKPSTSNNPVLDLELAEEKLPMTLSRQEVIRRLRERGEPIRLFGETDYDSFQRLRKIEILAPEVNKGLRNDLKAALDKIDQQYLNELVAGQEQTEDDTQNDLKVHEENTTIEELEALGECLGQGDDNNDMDVINKVLKFLLGVWAKDLNAREDYVKRSVQGKLASATQKQTESYLKPLFRKLRKKNLPADIKESITDIIKFMLQREYVKGLKRLMTVCQKHFPTDPSKCVEYNAL from the exons ATGGACATACTGAAGGCTGAGATAGCGCGGAAGAGGAAACAGCTGGAGGAGAAGGCGCTGGTCGGG GAGAATAAGAAGTTTTTTAAGCGCAGTGAACTTGCTGAGAAAGAAAAGGAGGCTTATTTTGAAAGATGTGGATACAAG CCTTTAAGTGAGAAGCCAACTCAAAAG GTTCAGAATCAGGATGAAGAAGAAAAGCCTTCAACATCAAACAACCCTGTGTTAGACTTAGAACTGGCAGAAGAGAAATTACCTATGACTCTGTCAAGGCAAGAG GTCATACGGAGACTTCGAGAGAGAGGTGAACCCATCAGATTATTTGGGGAGACAGATTATGACTCATTTCAGCGCTTGCGAAAGATAGAAATTCTTGCACCAGAAGTCAATAAG GGGTTACGAAATGACCTGAAAGCGGCTTTGGATAAGATTGACCAGCAATATCTAAATGAGTTGGTGGCTGGTCAGGAACAAACAGAAGATGATACACAGAATGACCTCAAAGTTCATGAGGAAAACACCACAATAGAGGAACTTGAG GCTTTGGGAGAGTGCCTGGGACAAGGTGATGACAACAACGACATGGACGTCATTAATAAAGTCCTCAAG TTTCTCTTAGGAGTCTGGGCCAAAGACTTGAATGCACGAGAAGATTATGTGAAGCGGAGCGTGCAGGGTAAACTTGCAAGCGCCACACAGAAGCAGACTGAATCCTATTTAAAACCACTTTTCAGAAAACTGCGCAAGAAG AACCTCCCTGCTGACATCAAAGAGTCAATCACCGATATTATCAAATTTATGCTGCAAAGAGAGTATGTAAAG GGATTGAAGAGGTTAATGACTGTTTGTCAGAAACATTTTCCAACAGATCCATCAAAGTGTGTAGAATACAATGCATTGTAG
- the PRPF18 gene encoding pre-mRNA-splicing factor 18 isoform X1: protein MDILKAEIARKRKQLEEKALVGENKKFFKRSELAEKEKEAYFERCGYKPLSEKPTQKVQNQDEEEKPSTSNNPVLDLELAEEKLPMTLSRQEVIRRLRERGEPIRLFGETDYDSFQRLRKIEILAPEVNKGLRNDLKAALDKIDQQYLNELVAGQEQTEDDTQNDLKVHEENTTIEELEALGECLGQGDDNNDMDVINKVLKFLLGVWAKDLNAREDYVKRSVQGKLASATQKQTESYLKPLFRKLRKKNLPADIKESITDIIKFMLQREYVKANDAYLQMAIGNAPWPIGVTMVGIHARTGREKIFSKHVAHVLNDETQRKYIQGLKRLMTVCQKHFPTDPSKCVEYNAL, encoded by the exons ATGGACATACTGAAGGCTGAGATAGCGCGGAAGAGGAAACAGCTGGAGGAGAAGGCGCTGGTCGGG GAGAATAAGAAGTTTTTTAAGCGCAGTGAACTTGCTGAGAAAGAAAAGGAGGCTTATTTTGAAAGATGTGGATACAAG CCTTTAAGTGAGAAGCCAACTCAAAAG GTTCAGAATCAGGATGAAGAAGAAAAGCCTTCAACATCAAACAACCCTGTGTTAGACTTAGAACTGGCAGAAGAGAAATTACCTATGACTCTGTCAAGGCAAGAG GTCATACGGAGACTTCGAGAGAGAGGTGAACCCATCAGATTATTTGGGGAGACAGATTATGACTCATTTCAGCGCTTGCGAAAGATAGAAATTCTTGCACCAGAAGTCAATAAG GGGTTACGAAATGACCTGAAAGCGGCTTTGGATAAGATTGACCAGCAATATCTAAATGAGTTGGTGGCTGGTCAGGAACAAACAGAAGATGATACACAGAATGACCTCAAAGTTCATGAGGAAAACACCACAATAGAGGAACTTGAG GCTTTGGGAGAGTGCCTGGGACAAGGTGATGACAACAACGACATGGACGTCATTAATAAAGTCCTCAAG TTTCTCTTAGGAGTCTGGGCCAAAGACTTGAATGCACGAGAAGATTATGTGAAGCGGAGCGTGCAGGGTAAACTTGCAAGCGCCACACAGAAGCAGACTGAATCCTATTTAAAACCACTTTTCAGAAAACTGCGCAAGAAG AACCTCCCTGCTGACATCAAAGAGTCAATCACCGATATTATCAAATTTATGCTGCAAAGAGAGTATGTAAAG GCAAATGATGCTTATCTCCAGATGGCAATTGGCAATGCTCCATGGCCTATTGGTGTGACTATGGTTGGTATCCATGCTCGCACAGGTCGTGAAAAGATTTTCTCCAAACATGTGGCTCACGTGCTGAATGATGAAACACAAAGGAAGTACATCCAG GGATTGAAGAGGTTAATGACTGTTTGTCAGAAACATTTTCCAACAGATCCATCAAAGTGTGTAGAATACAATGCATTGTAG
- the PRPF18 gene encoding pre-mRNA-splicing factor 18 isoform X2, with amino-acid sequence MDILKAEIARKRKQLEEKALVGENKKFFKRSELAEKEKEAYFERCGYKVQNQDEEEKPSTSNNPVLDLELAEEKLPMTLSRQEVIRRLRERGEPIRLFGETDYDSFQRLRKIEILAPEVNKGLRNDLKAALDKIDQQYLNELVAGQEQTEDDTQNDLKVHEENTTIEELEALGECLGQGDDNNDMDVINKVLKFLLGVWAKDLNAREDYVKRSVQGKLASATQKQTESYLKPLFRKLRKKNLPADIKESITDIIKFMLQREYVKANDAYLQMAIGNAPWPIGVTMVGIHARTGREKIFSKHVAHVLNDETQRKYIQGLKRLMTVCQKHFPTDPSKCVEYNAL; translated from the exons ATGGACATACTGAAGGCTGAGATAGCGCGGAAGAGGAAACAGCTGGAGGAGAAGGCGCTGGTCGGG GAGAATAAGAAGTTTTTTAAGCGCAGTGAACTTGCTGAGAAAGAAAAGGAGGCTTATTTTGAAAGATGTGGATACAAG GTTCAGAATCAGGATGAAGAAGAAAAGCCTTCAACATCAAACAACCCTGTGTTAGACTTAGAACTGGCAGAAGAGAAATTACCTATGACTCTGTCAAGGCAAGAG GTCATACGGAGACTTCGAGAGAGAGGTGAACCCATCAGATTATTTGGGGAGACAGATTATGACTCATTTCAGCGCTTGCGAAAGATAGAAATTCTTGCACCAGAAGTCAATAAG GGGTTACGAAATGACCTGAAAGCGGCTTTGGATAAGATTGACCAGCAATATCTAAATGAGTTGGTGGCTGGTCAGGAACAAACAGAAGATGATACACAGAATGACCTCAAAGTTCATGAGGAAAACACCACAATAGAGGAACTTGAG GCTTTGGGAGAGTGCCTGGGACAAGGTGATGACAACAACGACATGGACGTCATTAATAAAGTCCTCAAG TTTCTCTTAGGAGTCTGGGCCAAAGACTTGAATGCACGAGAAGATTATGTGAAGCGGAGCGTGCAGGGTAAACTTGCAAGCGCCACACAGAAGCAGACTGAATCCTATTTAAAACCACTTTTCAGAAAACTGCGCAAGAAG AACCTCCCTGCTGACATCAAAGAGTCAATCACCGATATTATCAAATTTATGCTGCAAAGAGAGTATGTAAAG GCAAATGATGCTTATCTCCAGATGGCAATTGGCAATGCTCCATGGCCTATTGGTGTGACTATGGTTGGTATCCATGCTCGCACAGGTCGTGAAAAGATTTTCTCCAAACATGTGGCTCACGTGCTGAATGATGAAACACAAAGGAAGTACATCCAG GGATTGAAGAGGTTAATGACTGTTTGTCAGAAACATTTTCCAACAGATCCATCAAAGTGTGTAGAATACAATGCATTGTAG